Proteins from a genomic interval of Kaistia defluvii:
- a CDS encoding CTP synthase → MARYVFITGGVVSSLGKGIASAALGAMLQSRGYKVRLRKLDPYLNVDPGTMSPYQHGEVFVTDDGAETDLDLGHYERFTGRPASKADSVTTGKIYQEIIAKERRGDYLGGTVQVIPHVTDAIKAFVLSGNDDVDFVLCEIGGTVGDIEAMPFLEAIRQLGNDLPRGNVVYIHLTLMPYIPSAGELKTKPTQHSVKELRSIGIQPDILLCRSDRPIPKEERRKLSLFCNVRESAVIQALDVAHIYDVPTSYHAEGLDNEVLAAFGITDAQPPQLDKWKALTNKLRHPEGEVTIAVVGKYTGLKDAYKSLIEALQHGGIANTVKVNIDWIESEIFEKEDPSPYLERVNGILVPGGFGERGSEGKIKAAGFARRRNVPYFGICFGMQMAVIEAARSLAGVTKASSTEFGPTDEPVVGLMTEWLKGNMLERRHSTGDLGGTMRLGAYEGHLEPGSKIAGIYGETTVFERHRHRYEVNIDYKDRLEACGMHFAGMSPDGVLPETVELRDHPWFIGVQYHPELKSRPLDPHPLFASFIAAAIEQSRLV, encoded by the coding sequence ATGGCGCGGTACGTATTCATAACCGGCGGTGTGGTTTCCTCGCTTGGCAAGGGCATCGCGTCGGCGGCGCTCGGAGCGATGCTCCAGTCGCGCGGCTACAAGGTCCGCCTGAGGAAACTCGATCCCTACCTGAACGTCGATCCGGGCACGATGAGCCCGTATCAGCACGGCGAAGTCTTCGTCACCGACGACGGCGCCGAAACCGACCTCGACCTCGGCCATTATGAGCGCTTCACCGGGCGCCCGGCCTCGAAGGCCGATTCGGTCACGACCGGCAAGATCTACCAGGAGATCATCGCCAAGGAGCGTCGCGGCGACTATCTCGGCGGCACGGTGCAGGTCATTCCGCACGTCACCGACGCGATCAAGGCCTTCGTGCTTTCCGGCAATGACGACGTCGATTTCGTGCTCTGCGAGATCGGCGGCACGGTCGGCGACATCGAGGCGATGCCGTTCCTGGAAGCGATTCGCCAGCTGGGCAACGACCTGCCGCGCGGCAATGTCGTCTACATCCACCTGACGCTGATGCCCTACATCCCGAGCGCGGGCGAGCTGAAGACCAAGCCGACGCAGCATTCGGTCAAGGAACTGCGCTCGATCGGCATCCAGCCCGACATCCTGCTCTGCCGCAGCGACCGCCCGATCCCCAAGGAAGAGCGCCGCAAGCTGTCGCTGTTCTGCAATGTGCGCGAATCGGCCGTGATTCAGGCGCTCGACGTGGCGCATATCTACGATGTGCCGACGAGCTATCACGCCGAAGGTCTCGACAACGAAGTGCTGGCCGCCTTCGGCATCACCGATGCGCAGCCGCCGCAGCTCGACAAGTGGAAGGCGCTGACCAACAAGCTCCGTCATCCGGAGGGCGAGGTCACGATCGCCGTCGTCGGGAAGTATACCGGCCTGAAGGACGCCTATAAGTCGCTGATCGAGGCGCTGCAGCACGGCGGCATCGCCAATACGGTCAAGGTCAACATCGACTGGATCGAAAGCGAGATCTTCGAGAAGGAAGATCCGTCGCCCTATCTTGAGCGCGTCAACGGCATCCTGGTTCCGGGTGGCTTCGGCGAACGCGGCTCGGAAGGCAAGATCAAGGCCGCCGGCTTCGCGCGCCGCCGCAACGTGCCGTATTTCGGCATCTGCTTCGGCATGCAGATGGCCGTCATCGAAGCGGCGCGTAGCCTGGCCGGCGTCACCAAGGCGAGCTCGACCGAGTTCGGCCCGACGGACGAGCCGGTCGTGGGCCTCATGACCGAATGGCTGAAGGGCAACATGCTCGAGAGGCGCCATTCGACGGGCGATCTCGGCGGCACGATGCGCCTCGGCGCCTATGAAGGCCATCTTGAGCCCGGCTCGAAGATCGCCGGCATCTATGGCGAGACCACCGTCTTCGAGCGGCATCGCCACCGCTACGAGGTCAACATCGACTACAAGGACCGGCTCGAAGCCTGCGGGATGCACTTCGCAGGCATGTCGCCGGACGGCGTCCTGCCGGAAACGGTCGAGCTTCGCGATCACCCGTGGTTCATCGGCGTGCAGTATCATCCCGAGCTGAAGTCGCGGCCGCTCGATCCGCATCCGCTGTTCGCCTCGTTCATCGCGGCGGCCATCGAACAGTCGCGCCTCGTCTGA